A genomic stretch from Pochonia chlamydosporia 170 chromosome 4, whole genome shotgun sequence includes:
- a CDS encoding cytochrome P450 family protein (similar to Metarhizium acridum CQMa 102 XP_007807835.1) — MHSVLFIATICLFVATYAAHKLLLERQRYRKARQLGCEPAIKYPHRLPWILDPSGKDLQKKRFEALLSGKYNRFYQEKFAQYGRTIEERSPAGTTFATMDLNNIRAMLAANFDDYDKQTTRIGPILRFIGHGIFTKDGPEWKHSRDMVKPLFMRAQLSDIDRFKKHVDRMLCVIPRDGSTIELRSLVGKLFMDSATEFVFGESFGSLQATSPQGDELMAAFSKAIIDTTRRRHAFSTLGSIFDAGVDKNIDKIHAFVDRQVARVLAKSDLSNWLDGKTGDGQVKSCYVLLEEAAKHIRDPATLRYEMLNVFLPAFESSAAIVSNALFHLARNAELWAELRGQAIDLGEQELTFEVLKSLSLFRYTVLEALRLHGSSGRLSRTAIRDTVLPRGGGPGGHSPVFVPKGSVVMFDLYVHLNNPQIWGQDANVFRPSRFQGRVLTWEFVPFSGGPRICPAQQQVITQTVYLLVRLAQEFEVLENRDPCQEFVERVRIFTESANGVKVALHEARIKGERT, encoded by the exons ATGCATTCTGTCCTCTTCATTGCAACTATATGTTTATTTGTCGCCACATATGCTGCGCACAAACTCCTCCTAGAACGGCAACGATATCGGAAAGCCCGTCAGCTGGGTTGTGAGCCGGCAATTAAATACCCTCATCGCCTGCCGTGGATATTGGACCCGTCAGGCAAGGATCTACAGAAAAAGCGATTTGAGGCTCTTCTTTCTGGTAAATACAATCGGTTTTACCAAGAAAAGTTTGCTCAGTATGGTCGAACAATCGAGGAACGATCCCCAGCTGGGACGACATTTGCAACCATGGACTTGAACAACATTCGCGCTATGCTTGCGGCCAACTTCGACGACTATGATAAACAAACGACCAGAATCGGACCAATCCTCCGTTTTATTGGCCATGGGATCTTTACCAAGGATGGTCCAGAGTGGAAACATTCGAGGGACATGGTGAAGCCTCTATTTATGCGTGCACAGCTGAGTGATATTGACCGATTCAAGAAGCATGTGGACAGAATGTTATGCGTGATACCCCGAGATGGGAGCACAATTGAGTTGAGGTCACTCGTGGGCAAGTTG TTCATGGATAGTGCAACGGAATTTGTTTTTGGGGAGTCGTTCGGTTCGCTACAAGCAACTTCTCCCCAAGGCGACGAGCTcatggcagccttctccAAGGCAATCATAGACACAACCAGACGCCGACATGCTTTTTCGACGCTGGGGTCAATATTTGACGCTGGAGTAGACAAGAATATTGACAAAATCCACGCCTTCGTTGATCGTCAAGTCGCTCGAGTACTTGCAAAGTCAGATCTGTCAAACTGGTTGGACGGCAAGACCGGTGATGGCCAGGTAAAATCATGTTACGTTCTCCTtgaagaggcagccaagCACATTCGTGACCCAGCCACTCTGAGATACGAAATGTTGAATGTCTTCTTACCCGCGTTTGAGAGTTCTGCAGCGATAGTCTCAAATGCCCTCTTCCACCTTGCCCGTAATGCAGAGCTCTGGGCGGAACTACGGGGGCAAGCCATTGACCTAGGTGAACAGGAGTTAACATTTGAGGTTTTGAAGTCGCTGTCACTCTTCCGATACACAGTGTTGGAGGCCCTGCGACTGCACGGGTCATCAGGGCGACTTAGCCGCACGGCAATACGAGACACGGTCCTCCCGCGAGGCGGAGGACCAGGTGGTCACAGCCCAGTCTTCGTGCCCAAAGGTTCAGTAGTCATGTTCGACCTCTACGTGCATCTCAATAACCCACAAATCTGGGGCCAGGATGCCAACGTGTTTCGACCGAGTCGTTTCCAAGGAAGGGTGCTAACGTGGGAATTCGTCCCATTTTCGGGTGGTCCAAGAATTTGTCCAGCACAGCAGCAAGTCATTACTCAAACTGTATACTTGTTGGTCAGGCTGGCACAGGAATTCGAAGTGCTCGAAAATAGAGATCCGTGCCAGGAGTTTGTCGAGAGAGTGAGGATCTTCACAGAAAGTGCCAATGGAGTCAAGGTGGCCTTGCATGAAGCGCGCATCAAGGGCGAACGCACATAA
- a CDS encoding C6 transcription factor OefC (similar to Verticillium alfalfae VaMs.102 XP_003005508.1): MSSDDGAWDGMVLPSPSPTEAAWKGAPLPGPLQTGQLSPVSSGVDTGLDSCSSLPTTAHSVSSSCTDSWSIGYADQDDGENEAPWECWEHSQDEIMTAPKLEPNDDEIKLGDVAAAPLTPVQHSTHPHNSETKQKRPRGRPRKHPQPQAVNTNKVTKGRSKTGCITCRKRKKKCDEAKPRCMNCEKNAVVCEGYHEKQIWKSGKERAEEERMRQECQPVVTMQPIFHGVETTEDMIFWKHYITHLSNVLTVEGEAKNAFKDIILQLANQHQGLMHSILAVSSKHIDLDSPYGAKLLQDNPTATRDSLQHRGDFHHEEALRRLYTDMENPVPKEDPAHDTVLAARYGQMLCLLLQTRAEGNPRGEHRVHLQAYQTLIQHSPPENDIFHTFITEFFQYHIYADDLLWHSGANSSRLSSESLESQTEIHPPRLIGVGDGLFRCLSHITTLRNVIRANMAASVDPVVDYTSLYRAAEIDAAIREWTPRWPPGDSRHKVGPLYKQMMWVYLFRTIYPPSPTPVRRSTFATLPMSSPQHNAASLQRRASMVASLGPTNSATMSSNGTLAGSHAAQSCPSSRNPSRTSSMHEQDATRPIGEGSQEDHKRSSPPPARRPAQDDRRITLAVEESLTILESFKPSDPAQTLLLIPCTVIGTACFDVSQRSRVRTAIKVIRGYTGLRSCDRVMELLEEVWSLMDQGDWTSVWDWQFVAKRMRLDFLCA, from the exons ATGTCATCTGACGATGGAGCTTGGGACGGAATGGTTCTGCCATCACCTTCACCGACGGAGGCTGCGTGGAAAGGTGCTCCCTTGCCGGGACCTCTTCAGACTGGCCAGCTCTCGCCCGTCAGTTCAGGTGTCGACACTGGCTTAGACAGCTGCTCATCCcttccaacaacagcacacTCCGTGTCTTCATCTTGCACCGACTCGTGGAGTATAGGATACGCGGACCAAGACGACGGGGAAAATGAGGCACCTTGGGAGTGCTGGGAGCATAGCCAGGACGAAATTATGACGGCCCCAAAGTTAGAACCAAACGACGATGAGATCAAGCTGGGTGATGTAGCAGCAGCCCCATTAACGCCGGTACAGCACAGCACTCATCCGCACAATTCGGAGACTAAGCAAAAGCGACCCCGTGGAAGACCGAGaaaacatcctcaacctcaagcTGTGAACACAAATAAAGTCACCAAAGGCCGCTCCAAAACCGGCTGTATAACTTGTcgaaaaagaaagaagaagtgcGATGAGGCCAAGCCACGAT GTATGAACTGTGAGAAGAACGCTGTTGTTTGCGAAGGCTATCATGAAAAGCAAATATGGAAAAGTGGAAAAGAAAGAGCCGAAGAAG AGCGCATGCGGCAGGAGTGTCAACCTGTGGTCACGATGCAGCCAATCTTTCATGGGGTAGAGACTACTGAGGACATGATATTTTGGAAACATTACATAACTCATCTCAGCAACGTGTTGACTGTTGAAGGCGAGGCCAAAAATGCATTCAAAGACATCATCCTCCAACTCGCAAATCAGCATCAAGGTTTGATGCACTCTATTTTGGCAGTAAGCAGCAAGCACATCGACCTGGACTCGCCATATGGTGCAAAGCTACTACAGGACAACCCTACCGCAACCAGGGACTCTTTGCAGCACAGAGGGGACTTTCATCACGAGGAGGCATTGCGACGGCTGTACACAGACATGGAGAACCCGGTACCCAAGGAGGACCCCGCCCACGACACCGTGCTTGCTGCTCGATATGGACAAATGCTTTGTCTGCTGCTCCAAACCAGGGCTGAGGGTAATCCTAGAGGCGAGCATCGGGTTCATTTACAAGCATACCAAACTCTTATCCAACACTCGCCGCCGGAAAACGACATATTTCATACGTTTATTACCGAGTTCTTCCAGTATCACATTTACGCTGACGACCTCTTGTGGCATTCCGGAGCCAACTCAAGCCGCCTGTCATCTGAATCCTTGGAGTCTCAGACCGAGATACATCCACCACGACTAATTGGAGTCGGAGATGGCCTATTTCGATGCCTCTCCCATATCACTACGCTTCGAAATGTAATTCGGGCAAATATGGCGGCGTCTGTCGACCCTGTCGTCGACTACACCAGCTTGTATCGTGCAGCCGAGATTGATGCAGCCATCAGAGAATGGACTCCTCGATGGCCACCTGGGGACAGTCGCCACAAGGTCGGGCCGCTCTACAAACAGATGATGTGGGTGTACCTCTTCAGGACCATATATCCGCCGTCGCCAACACCCGTACGACGCTCTACGTTCGCGACACTACCTATGTCCTCGCCACAGCACAATGCTGCCAGCTTGCAACGACGAGCTTCTATGGTTGCCAGTCTTGGCCCGACAAATTCAGCCACGATGTCGTCCAACGGCACGCTGGCGGGGTCTCATGCGGCCCAAAGCTGCCCGTCATCACGGAATCCCTCTCGAACCAGTTCAATGCATGAGCAAGACGCAACTCGACCGATCGGTGAAGGGTCGCAGGAAGACCACAAGCGatcatctcctccacctGCGAGAAGACCAGCGCAGGACGATCGACGAATCACCTTGGCAGTAGAGGAATCTCTGACTATTCTCGAGTCTTTCAAGCCTTCTGACCCAGCACAGACATTGTTACTGATACCTTGCACTGTCATCGGCACCGCTTGCTTCGATGTTTCTCAGCGCAGCCGAGTTCGAACAGCGATTAAAGTTATTCGCGGATACACGGGCTTACGGAGCTGTGATCGTGTTATGGAATTGTTGGAAGAAGTCTGGTCTCTAATGGATCAAGGTGACTGGACGTCTGTTTGGGATTGGCAGTTCGTGGCAAAGAGAATGAGGCTTGATTTTCTCTGTGCTTGA
- a CDS encoding phosphatidylinositol-4-phosphate 5-kinase its3 (similar to Aspergillus terreus NIH2624 XP_001217448.1), which translates to MPSFLNDDNTPILSAEADFLNLDPTNQFGLAVDNKKTNGRPRSHPQPEPINESFDESSTVSTHDSDISDANHIPMNGNGTRPTSVSSFTNGVNGSDENDGVENSPSKAWSNGTVTLPTRPAPKPPTSGVNGNSVPKSNSPSLRRKSTAPSSPVTVHQHQFQDHKSEQLTNGATLPHDLEAIPSNNDSQTSPTTATSELVLPKSSPHRFSSPPAYQPGGSGLSTSPSGHLQPPAAGSTLKQRHTLEVPKPAPGRGSKDGIDIAQASGRFSPTVAAAGHRRASLNLARRTTRSMQSDAPRDEILPDEDAIRWAEAYRQKRASKRKRKEEEDDDRVLVGTKVDESHANWVTAYNMLTGIRVSVSRTNAKLDRELTDADFEAKQKSTFDITGNELVPSAKYDFKFKDYAPWVFRHLRALFRLDPADYLMSLTGKYILSELGSPGKSGSFFYFSRDYKYIIKTIHHSEHKFMRKILRDYYNHVQNNPNTLLSQFYGLHRVKMPYGKKIHFVVMNNLFPPHRDIHTTFDLKGSTIGRDYREDDLAKNPRATLKDLNWLRRQQHLELGIRKKRLFLEQLQKDVVLLKRLQIMDYSLLIGIHDLSRGNEENLRDKTLQVFNPGGEKSVDDEPPSVLMRTPSKMENVRKARELREKIRAERPVPIGKALDKMPDELGDSHTRPGFVFNQDDGGFRATHEDNQPADEIYYLGVIDCLTHYGMIKKIEHFWKGLSHDRTQISALPPDQYGDRFYNFVQGVTMSAEESRREALQREQEAIEGMASTDKSTKRNSAHKYSHGVPPMPDHLPPAPPGGSSAEVRETMEKASKEARRTESSGASEAEVPDRVLTTAASPDKRESFQHEPILPVVEEAAEISRHEGNAQWGKSTAFRIGNSNFPPPPTGAPPPTPPKDRPPPPPLKSDSLDGPVLRPRLSKESLNKDLPPLPRNEETQDSGMRMV; encoded by the exons ATGCCATCTTTTCTCAACGACGACAACACGCCCATACTCTCTGCTGAAGCAGACTTCCTCAATCTCGACCCTACCAACCAATTTGGCCTCGCTGTAGACAACAAAAAGACAAATGGGCGCCCCAGAAGCCATCCGCAACCCGAGCCCATAAACGAGAGCTTCGACGAGAGCTCCACTGTATCGACGCACGACTCGGATATATCGGACGCCAATCATATCCCCATGAATGGGAACGGCACCAGGCCTACGAGCGTGAGCTCGTTTAcaaatggcgtcaatggTTCTGACGAGAATGACGGCGTCGAAAACTCCCCCTCGAAGGCGTGGTCAAACGGTACCGTGACGCTGCCAACTCGACCTGCTCCAAAACCACCCACGTCAggcgtcaatggcaactCGGTTCCGAAATCCAACTCCCCTAGTTTGCGCCGAAAATCAACTGCACCTAGCTCTCCCGTAACAGTTCATCAGCACCAATTTCAAGATCACAAGTCCGAACAATTGACTAATGGTGCTACGCTGCCGCATGATTTGGAGGCCATTCccagcaacaatgacagCCAAACATCACCCACCACAGCAACTTCTGAGCTTGTGCTACCAAAGTCCTCGCCGCATAGATTTTCGTCCCCTCCTGCCTACCAACCGGGTGGGTCAGGACTGAGTACTTCACCATCaggccatcttcaaccaccagcTGCCGGCTCGACTCTGAAGCAGAGACACACCCTCGAGGTACCTAAACCCGCCCCAGGTCGAGGATCCAAAGATGGAATAGACATTGCACAAGCTAGTGGACGATTTTCCCCAACTGTGGCTGCGGCCGGTCATCGCCGAGCATCTCTAAATTTGGCACGGAGGACAACTCGATCCATGCAGTCCGACGCACCCCGAGACGAAATCCTACCCGACGAGGATGCAATTCGCTGGGCTGAGGCCTATCGGCAGAAGCGGGCTAGCAAGCGGAAGagaaaggaggaggaggacgacgatCGTGTCCTTGTTGGCACCAAAGTTGACGAGAGCCACGCCAACTGGGTCACGGCTTATAACATGCTGACCGGGATCCGGGTGTCTGTCTCGAGAACAAACGCTAAGCTCGACCGAGAACTCACCGATGCTGACTTTGAGGCAAAACAAAAGTCCACCTTCGATAT AACTGGCAACGAACTTGTCCCTTCCGCCAAGTATGATTTCAAATTCAAAGACTATGCTCCTTGGGTGTTCCGACATTTGCGTGCTCTGTTCCGCCTCGACCCCGCCGACTACCTCATGTCCCTGACTGGGAAATATATACTTTCTGAGCTCGGCTCACCGGGCAAGAGCGGCAGTTTCTTTTACTTCTCCAGAGATTACAAGTATATCATCAAGACGATTCACCATTCCGAACATAAATTCATGCGAAAAATCCTCAGGGACTACTATAACCACGTCCAAAACAACCCAAACACACTCCTTTCACAATTCTACGGCCTTCACCGGGTCAAGATGCCCTATGGCAAAAAGATTCATTTCGTCGTTATGAATAACTTATTTCCACCTCACCGGGATATCCACACTACGTTCGACCTTAAGGGCTCAACTATTGGTAGAGACTATAGGGAAGACGATTTGGCAAAGAACCCTCGGGCGACATTAAAGGATCTGAACTGGCTGAGGCGACAACAGCATTTGGAGCTAGGCATTCGCAAGAAGCGGCTTTTCCTGGAGCAACTCCAAAAGGATGTTGTTCTTCTCAAGCGCTTGCAGATTATGGACTATTCATTGCTAATCGGCATTCATGACTTATCGCGTGGAAATGAGGAGAATTTGCGCGACAAGACCCTGCAAGTATTCAACCCTGGTGGCGAAAAGTCTGTGGACGATGAGCCACCGTCGGTGCTTATGAGGACACcatccaagatggagaaTGTGCGGAAGGCTCGAGAGTTGAGAGAAAAGATCCGCGCCGAACGACCTGTCCCCATTGGGAAGGCGCTGGATAAAATGCCTGATGAGCTGGGAGACTCTCATACTCGCCCTGGATTCGTATTCAACCAAGATGATGGGGGTTTCCGTGCGACTCATGAAGACAACCAACCGGCAGATGAAATCTATTACCTGGGAGTCATTGACTGCCTTACACAC TATGGAATGATCAAGAAGATTGAGCATTTCTGGAAGGGGCTGTCTCATGACAGGACACAAATCTCGgccttgccaccagaccaataCGGCGACCGATTCTACAACTTTGTCCAAGGTGTCACCATGTCGGCGGAGGAGTCTCGCAGAGAAGCGTTACAAAGGGAGCAAGAAGCAATCGAGGGTATGGCTTCCACCGACAAGTCGACAAAGCGAAATTCAGCACATAAATACAGCCACGGCGTCCCACCGATGCCAGATCATCTTCCCCCAGCGCCCCCTGGTGGCTCGTCAGCGGAAGTACGGGAAACGATGGAGAAGGCATCGAAAGAAGCCAGACGAACCGAGTCGAGCGGTGCATCAGAGGCGGAGGTACCGGATAGGGTCCTGACCACAGCAGCGTCACCCGACAAGCGCGAATCATTTCAGCATGAGCCAATCTTGCCTGTCGTCGAAGAAGCAGCCGAGATCAGCCGCCATGAAGGTAATGCACAATGGGGCAAGTCGACGGCGTTCAGAATAGGAAACAGCAATTTCCCTCCACCACCCACTGGAGCACCGCCGCCGACACCTCCCAAAGATCgtccgccaccaccgccctTGAAATCCGACAGCCTCGATGGGCCAGTATTACGACCGAGATTGAGCAAGGAAAGCTTGAACAAAGACTTGCCACCCCTCCCCAGGAATGAGGAGACACAGGACAGCGGCATGCGCATGGTCTAG
- a CDS encoding fungal specific transcription factor (similar to Colletotrichum fioriniae PJ7 XP_007601650.1), giving the protein MSSHSPSSETSERSHTPASAAAVERSCATCRRRKVRCDKKCPCTPCSRGGHACSYPPKEPRAPRVRKATINDVATRISKLEQTLTSIPVREAPAHPHGHLFKESPRSPRTVIYGPHAAPLSTSPATVVGQGTGTAPASVGSPHPGGEILLEKGSSTQYFNEVLVSRVIGQESDVRTALATPRTDGMSQTQITSPFNPMGILSAPISSQPAYSFHPSKYTAVQLWRIFVDNVDPLFKILHIPTSEVTVYTVINNPGIAEAEALALCYSIYYAATVALDEREDCPQLLGEGWMSALYRYKAGLEQTFAQADLLENPTVVMLQAMAIYLSAVRVHNTGRAVWTVNGLGIRIAQSIGLHRDGKKLGLSPFESEIRRRLWWYLLGRDGRAAEDLGLHDFPKPNVMIFGGTELPLNVEDSDLDPNMKELPPPRQGWTRILSVLVNIHICQTWQDLLQLSWSSHSTPPPYEARDRIVEKLVETSEELIRGCNPVIPMHKLSVVTCRFIVKKLDFVTRQQWEAHHHPEQQELLATEETLLEALGLFEEGESMLEDELMRPYLWAMRSYPQYHLMLFILWNICLQPRRSCALRAFKSVEAYVKTMERTGTAVLRGPKWTIFKALMARAATLIPSDAQGEGSRENQIPVRTVPADAKGDQGPGSGMMLGSTTRKFVEMSDAGMLEEMQYVPDWSTLLQGFLQESPNFSAMM; this is encoded by the exons ATGTCAAGCCACTCCCCATCGTCTGAGACATCAGAACGATCTCACACCCCAGCATCTGCTGCCGCCGTGGAACGATCCTGTGCGACATGTCGTCGGCGCAAAGTCCGATGTGATAAGAAATGCCCTTGCACGCCTTGCTCCCGCGGCGGACATGCATGTTCCTATCCGCCCAAGGAACCGAGGGCGCCTCGCGTGCGGAAAGCGACTATCAATGATGTCGCGACGAGGATATCCAAGCTGGAGCAGACGCTAACTTCTATCCCCGTTCGTGAGGCGCCAGCACACCCACATGGCCACCTATTCAAGGAGTCGCCAAGATCGCCAAGAACTGTTATTTATGGTCCACACGCGGCGCCGTTGAGTACCTCGCCCGCTACCGTTGTTGGGCAGGGGACCGGGACGGCGCCGGCCTCGGTGGGCAGTCCACATCCCGGAGGGGAGATATTGCTGGAGAAGGGGTCGTCGACGCAGTACTTTAACGAGGTTCTTGTGTCGCGTGTCATTGGGCAG GAGAGCGATGTTCGTACCGCGCTTGCTACACCAAGAACAGATGGCATGTCGCAAACACAAATCACATCGCCTTTCAACCCAATGGGGATACTATCGGCGCCGATATCATCGCAGCCGGCGTACAGTTTCCATCCTTCAAAGTATACCGCAGTCCAGCTCTGGAGGATATTCGTCGACAATGTCGATCCGCTCTTCAAAATCCTTCACATTCCCACTTCTGAAGTCACTGTGTATACCGTGATTAACAACCCGGGAattgctgaggctgaggcACTGGCATTATGCTACTCCATTTACTATGCCGCCACCGTTGCCCTCGATGAGAGGGAAGACTGTCCCCAGCTTCTAGGTGAGGGCTGGATGAGTGCCCTGTATAGATACAAGGCGGGACTTGAGCAGACTTTTGCCCAGGCAGATCTGTTGGAGAATCCCACTGTTGTAATGCTACAAGCCATGGCAATCTACCTT AGCGCTGTCCGCGTCCACAACACAGGGAGGGCAGTCTGGACGGTAAACGGTCTAGGCATCCGGATAGCCCAATCCATCGGCCTCCACCGCGAcggcaaaaagctcggccTCTCACCATTCGAGTCCGAAATCCGCCGCCGCCTATGGTGGTACTTGCTGGGCCGTGACGGTCGCGCCGCCGAAGATCTCGGCCTACACGACTTTCCCAAGCCAAACGTCATGATTTTTGGTGGCACCGAGCTCCCACTGAACGTCGAAGACAGTGACCTAGATCCAAATATGAAAGAACTGCCACCTCCTCGACAAGGGTGGACGCGCATCCTCTCCGTTCTCGTCAACATTCACATctgccaaacatggcaagACCTGCTCCAACTATCATGGTCGTCTCATTCAACACCGCCGCCTTACGAGGCGCGAGATCGCATTGTCGAAAAGTTGGTCGAAACCAGCGAAGAACTCATCAGGGGGTGTAACCCCGTTATACCGATGCACAAACTGTCAGTCGTAACATGTCGCTTCATCGTCAAGAAATTAGACTTTGTCACTCGCCAGCAGTGGGAGgcccaccaccacccagaGCAGCAGGAACTCTTGGCGACCGAGGAAACGCTCCTCGAGGCCCTTGGCTTGTTCGAAGAGGGGGAGAGCATGCTGGAGGATGAGCTGATGCGTCCGTATCTCTGGGCGATGCGATCGTATCCACAGTACCACCTaatgctcttcatcttgtggAACATTTGTCTGCAGCCGAGGAGGTCGTGCGCCCTTCGTGCGTTCAAGTCAGTGGAAGCGTACGTCAAGACCATGGAGAGGACCGGCACCGCTGTTCTACGGGGACCCAAGTGGACCATATTCAAGGCGCTGATGGCTCGTGCTGCGACGTTGATACCGAGTGATGCTCAGGGCGAAGGCAGCCGTGAAAATCAAATCCCCGTGAGGACTGTGCCCGCGGATGCCAAGGGTGACCAGGGTCCTGGCTCGGGCATGATGCTCGGATCGACGACTCGGAAGTTTGTTGAGATGAGCGATGCGGGGATGCTTGAGGAGATGCAGTATGTGCCAGACTGGAGCACTTTGTTGCAGGGGTTTTTGCAAGAGTCGCCAAACTTTTCGGCCATGATGTAA
- a CDS encoding MFS transporter (similar to Cordyceps militaris CM01 XP_006671293.1), translating into MGATSERRASSSGSLSSMTVQQNDGRDVPYTDNTYPSEKTDEEKAAPANEAPVAPDGGLVAWSVVLGAWCVSFCSFGWINSVGAFQEYYQHNMLSSYSASTIAWIPSLQIFFMNAMGPVVGMIYDKYGPRELLLAGSILHVFGLMMCSLGTQYYQILLAQGVCSAIGVSAIFQPSINVIHGWFNKKRGAAFGILATGSSLGGVIFPITVSRLIREVGFPWAMRICAFLILALLIVANLTIRAAHPPRPQKLTKAQLAKPFSEFDFVFLCAGFFCFTFGIFVPIDYLPVQALDAGMDPNLVQYLLAILNAASLFGRLFSGIMGDRIGRYNIFVTVCALTGIWVLALWIPSSSTGGIIAFAALFGFCSGAYVSLIGPLVAQISPLQEIGFRTGIIFFIASIGGLTTNPISGAILGSDKNWVGVKVFAGVFCFAGTILVLIARIHRTGWKLAVVF; encoded by the exons ATGGGCGCCACCAGCGAAAGGAGAGCCTCCTCAAGCGGCTCCCTCTCCAGCATGACTGTGCAGCAAAACGACGGACGAGACGTGCCGTATACGGATAACACGTATCCTTCTGAAAAGACGGACGAGGAAAAAGCTGCGCCTGCGAATGAAGCACCTGTTGCTCCTGATGGCGGCTTGGTTGCCTGGTCGGTCGTCCTGGGGGCGTGGTGTGTTTCGTTTTGCAGTTTTGGCTGGATCAACA GTGTGGGCGCTTTTCAAGAGTACTACCAGCACAATATGTTGTCTTCATACTCTGCCAGCACGATTGCTTGGATTCCCTCGCTGCAAATCTTTTTCATGAACGCCATG GGCCCCGTCGTAGGCATGATCTACGACAAATACGGTCCCCGAGAGCTTCTCCTCGCCGGAAGCATCCTCCACGTCTTCGGCCTCATGATGTGTTCCCTCGGCACGCAATACTATCAAATCCTCCTTGCCCAAGGCGTCTGCTCAGCCATTGGCGTCTCCGCCATCTTCCAGCCGT caatAAACGTCATCCACGGGTGGTTCAACAAGAAACGCGGCGCAGCATTCGGCATCCTCGCAACGGGCTCCTCCCTCGGCGGCGTCATCTTCCCCATCACGGTATCCCGCCTCATCCGCGAAGTCGGCTTCCCCTGGGCCATGCGAATCTGCGCATTCCTCATCCTCGCgctcctcatcgtcgccaaCCTCACCATCCGGGCCGCGCACCCCCCGCGTCCGCAGAAGCTCACCAAGGCGCAGCTCGCCAAGCCCTTTTCAGAATTCGACTTTGTCTTCCTGTGCGCcggcttcttctgcttcacGTTTGGCATCTTCGTCCCCATCGACTACCTCCCCGTGCAAGCTCTCGACGCAGGCATGGACCCCAACCTGGTGCAGTACCTGCTTGCGATTCTCAACGCGGCCAGTCTCTTCGGGCGGTTGTTCTCCGGCATCATGGGCGACAGGATCGGCCGGTACAATATCTTTGTGACGGTGTGCGCGTTGACGGGGATATGGGTTCTTGCGCTCTGGATCCCGAGCTCCAGTACGGGAGGGATCATTGCGTTTGCCGCGCTGTTTGGTTTCTGTAGCGGTGCGTATGTCTCGCTTATTGGGCCGTTGGTCGCGCAGATTTCGCCCCTGCAGGAGATTGGTTTCCGCACGGGAATCATCTTCTTTATTGCGTCGATTGGTGGGTTGACGACGAATCCTATCAGCGGTGCGATTCTGGGCAGTGATAAGAATTGGGTGGGCGTCAAGGTGTTTGCGGGTGTGTTTTGCTTTGCGGGCACGATTCTCGTTCTTATTGCGAGGATTCACAGGACGGGGTGGAAGTTGGCTGTTGTTTTTTAA